The following are encoded together in the Alphaproteobacteria bacterium genome:
- the atpC gene encoding ATP synthase F1 subunit epsilon: MAKVAFSLVMPERELASTEADMVIVPGGDGDFGVLPGHIPMISTVRPGVIEVQDGGKITQRFMVAGGFAEVTRERCTVLAEEAQPFEEVSADQLARRLRDAQEALAEAAPTSRPAAEKAVSVAQDLQRAYAYYAAR; this comes from the coding sequence ATGGCCAAGGTGGCGTTTTCCCTGGTGATGCCCGAGCGCGAGCTGGCGTCGACCGAAGCCGACATGGTGATCGTGCCTGGCGGCGACGGCGATTTCGGCGTGCTGCCGGGACATATCCCCATGATTTCCACCGTCCGCCCCGGCGTCATCGAGGTGCAGGACGGCGGGAAGATCACCCAGCGCTTCATGGTGGCCGGCGGCTTCGCCGAGGTCACCCGCGAGCGCTGCACGGTGCTGGCCGAGGAGGCCCAGCCCTTCGAGGAGGTCTCCGCCGACCAGCTCGCCAGGCGCCTGCGCGACGCCCAGGAGGCGCTCGCCGAGGCCGCGCCGACCTCCCGTCCGGCGGCCGAGAAGGCCGTTTCCGTGGCGCAGGACCTGCAGCGCGCCTACGCCTACTACGCCGCGCGCTGA